DNA from Mesorhizobium sp. B2-1-1:
GGTACTGAGCAAGGACGCGCCTCCGGCCGAAGCTATGCCAGCACAATAGACTCACTTCCTTGCGCGAAACTGAATCGCGCCAATCGGCTCGATGCCGCTCCGATTCAAGCCTCACACAAGGCACGGGGACTATTCCTTGCAGCTGACTTGAAATGCGGAAGGACCTCTCGTGGGCATTCTGATTGGACTGGTGGTGACGCTCGGCTGCGTCCTTGGCGGCTTCATGGCCATGGGCGGGCATCTGCATGTGCTGATGCAGCCCTGGGAAGCGGTGGTTATCTGCGGCGCCGCACTCGGCACCTTCCTCGTCGCCAATCCGATGAAAACGGTCAAGGACACCGGCAGGGGCATCCTCGAAGCCTTCAAGCAGGCCGTGCCGAAGGAGCAGGATTATCTGGAAACGCTCGGCGTGCTGCACAGCCTGATGCGTGAACTGCGTTCGAAGTCGCGCAGCGAGGTCGAGGCCCATATCGACAATCCCGAGGAATCGGCGATCTTCCAGGCATTCCCCACCGTGCTGAAGAACCACGACCTGACGCATTTCATCTGCGACTATTGCCGGATCATCATCATCGGCAACGCCCGTTCGCACGAGATCGAGGCGCTGATGGATGAGGAAATCCAGACCATCAAGTCCGACAAGATGAAAGCCTACCACGCGCTGGTGGCGGTCGGCGACGGCCTGCCGGCGCTCGGCATCGTCGCCGCCGTGCTCGGCGTGGTCAAGGCGATGGGCGCGCTCGACCAGTCGCCGGAAATCCTTGGCGGCCTGATCGGCGCCGCCCTCGTCGGTACCTTCCTCGGCATCTTCCTGTCTTACGCGGTGGTCGGGCCCGTCGCCACCAAGATCAAGACGGTGCGCGAGAAGAAGAACCGCCTCTACATTATCGTCAAGCAGACGTTGCTCGCCTATATGAACGGCGCCCTGCCGCAGGTGGCGATCGAGTTCGGCCGCAAGACCATATCGTCCTATGAGCGGCCGACCATCGACGCCGTCGAGCAGAGCACGATGAACACCGGCTCCGCCGAGAAAAGGGCCGCCTGAGCGATGCGCGACAGATCGGTGCCGACATTGTCATGACCAGTCCCGGCAGTCCCTCACAAGCGCGCTCGCTGATCATCGAGCGCCTGGTCGGCGACAGCGGCGAGGCCGCCCAGGTCATCGGCACCGGCCGGGGCATGGCAGAGCGCGCTGCGCCGCTGCTGCAGAAGAGCCTGACCAGTGAGCTTGGAGTTCCGGTCACCGTCGATCTCAGGGGCGTCGAGGTCAGCCGCGTCGCGGAGGCCCGCTCCCGTGCCGGCGATACGTTTGCCATGACCATCGTTGCGTCAGCCACGTCCTCCGATGCCATGACCCTGGTGATCGATGCGCCGGCGATCGCGGTCACGCTTTGCACGCTGTTCGGCGGCGACCCGGAGATGCCGGCATCGCCGATAGAGCGTGATCTGTCGCAGATCGAGGTCGATGTTTCGACCATGGTGTTCCAGCAGGTCGCGCAGGCACTGAACGGATCGGGGCGACGGTCGCTCGACCTGCGCCTGCCAGTGCCGCGGGCGATGTCGGGCACCGAAGCCAAACGACACGTGTTGCGCGATGGCGCTGCAATCCGCATCGTCTTTGGCATCTCGACGCCGGCCGACAGCGGCACCGTCACGGTTACGATGCCGCAGCGTGTCGTGCTGGCCAGCCGGGACAGCGCTGCCGCCGGCGGGGAGAACGATCAGGGCGCCAGCTGGCGCGCGCGCTTTTCGGAAGAAGTGATGCGCTCCACGGTGGCGCTCGAGGCGACCATGCCGCTGGCCCGACTGACGCTCGGCGATCTTGCCGATTTCGAAATTGGCCAGATCATCGAATTCGAAGAAACGGCGCAATCGCAAGCGCGTCTCGGCGCGCGCGGCAAGACGCTGTTCGTATGCGAGTTCGGCAAGCTGGGACAGAATTACACCGTCCGGATCAAGCATCCCTATGATGCCGGACAGGATTTTATCGACGGGCTCATGCCGGCTGGTGCCGGGCACGCCTGAGCTTTTGGAGACGATGCATGGCCAAGACCAAGGCAGAAGCCGAAATCGACCAGCCGGACGAGCAGCTCGACCGCGCCATCGAGGAATTGCGCGGGGTTCTGCATGAAGAGGAACAGCGCCCCGATATTGCGTTCAAGGCCGCGTCCGCTGCCAATTCGAGCGTCATCATGAATATCCCCGTCGACGTCCAGATCATCCTCGGCAGCACCGAGATGCCGGTGTCCGACCTGATGGCGCTGCAGAAGGGCTCCACGGTGGCGCTCAACCGCCGCATCGGCGAACCGGTCGACGTGGTGGTCAACGGCCGCAGAATAGCGCGCGGCGAGATCACCGTGCTCGAAAGCGACCCGTCGCGCTTCGGCATCAGGCTGACCGAAATCATCGCCGGCACGAAGGGCGCGTGAAGATGCGTCGCGGGTCTTGCCGGCGGCAGCGGGAGCGAAAGGCATGACGACGTCCCTTTCCCTGACGCGTCCGCAGAAGGCGGCCGCCATACTGGTGGCGATGGGCAAGCCGTCGGCCAGCCGCCTCTTGAAATTCTTCAAGCAGGAGGAATTGAAGGCGCTTATCGAGGGCGCCCGGCTGCTCAGGACCATTCCGCAAGGCGATCTCGAGCGCATCGTCGCCGAGTTCGAGGCGGAGTTCACCGAAGGGGCGGGACTGCTCGATTCCGCCGACAGGATGGACACCATCCTCAATGAATCGCTGTCACCGGAAGAGATGAGCGCGATCATGGGTGACAAGAAATTCGAGGTTGCGCCGGAAGGTCCGCCGCCGATCTGGCCCGAGCTCGAGAAGCTCGAGCCGGTGCGGCTTGGTACTTTCCTGGCCGGTGAACATCCGCAGACTGCGGCCATGGTGCTGTCGAAGCTGGCGCCGCAGGCGGCGGCGAGCGTGCTGTTGACGTTGAGCAAGCTGACGCGCGGCGAGATCATCAAGCGCATGGTGACGATGGCCAATGTTCCCGACGCCGCCAGCAGGATCGTCGAAAACCGGCTGCGCACCAGCGTGCTGGCGGAAACCGCGACCAAGGATACATCGGCCGGACAGGCGCGCGTCGCCAGCGTTCTCAACGAATTGGACAAGCCGCTGCTCGAGGAGGTCATGCAGGACCTGGAGGCCGCCGGCACGCCCGATCTCGACGGCGTCCGGGCTCGGCTGTTCGCCTTCGACGATTTGCCGCTGCTTACCCAGAAAGCGCGCGTGCTTCTATTCGACGGGCTGTCCACCGAACTGGTCACGCTGGCGCTGCGCGGCACTTCGGCGATCCTTGCCGAAGCGGCGCTGTCGGCGATCGGCGCGCGCTCGCGGCGCATGATCGAAGCCGAACTCGGACAAGGATCCGAAGGGGTCCCCCTCGCCGACATCATGGCGGCGCGCAAGACGATCGTGACGACGACAATCCGGCTGGCGCGCGAAGGCGCGTTCGAGCTTCCCGCGACCCAGAACGCCGCCGCCTAAGGCCGGATCATGGCAGAGGCGGTCGACAAGGATTCCAAAACCGAAGAAGCGACGGAAAAGAAGATCCGCGACACCATCGAACAGGGCAAGCTGCCTCATTCGAGGGAGACCGCGCTCCTGGCCTCCTTCGTCGCCATACTGGTGTTCACCGTCTTCTACGCCAAGGATGCCATTGTCGATCTCGGCATGTTCCTGTCGATGTTCCTGGAGAAGCCGGAAGCCTGGCCCATGGACACCGAGACCGACGTCATCGCGCTCTACAAGATCGTCATGCTGGAGGTGGGCCGTGCCATCCTCAGCCTGCTGGTGCTCCTGACCATCGCCGGCATCGGCGCCTCGGTGTTCCAGAACATGCCGCAATTCGTCGGCGAACGCATCAGGCCGCAGCTGTCGCGCATCTCGATCGTCAAGGGCTGGAACAGGCTGTTCGGGGTGCAGGGCTGGGTCGAGTTCCTGAAGGCGCTCGGCAAGGTGGGCTTCGCCATCGTCGTGCTCGCCTTCACGCTGTCCGAGGATCACCGCAAGCTGCTCGCCGGCATGATCACCAATCCCGTCGCCTTCGGCCTCGTCATCCGCGGCATCGCGGTCGACATACTGGTGGCGATCGTCTTCGTCATGGGCCTGATCGCGGCGATCGACATCGTTTGGTCGCGCTTCCACTGGAAGCAGGACCTGCGCATGAGCAAGCAGGAGGTCAAGGACGAGTTCAAGCAGTCCGAGGGTGACCCGATCGTTAAGTCGCGGCTGCGCTCGCTGGCGCGCGACCGCGCTCGCAAGCGGATGATGACGGCGGTGCCGCGCGCGACGTTGATCATCGCCAACCCGACGCACTTCTCGATCGCGCTGAAATATGTGCGCGACGAGGATTCGGCACCGTTGGTGCTGGCCAAGGGGCAGGATCTGGTGGCGCTCAAGATCCGCGAAATCGCGCGCGAGCACAACATCCCGATCTTCGAGGACGTGGCGCTCGCCCGCTCCATGTACAAGCAAGTTTCGGTCGATAGTGTGATCCCGTCGCAATTCTACCAGGCCGTCGCCGAACTGGTGCGGATCGTCTACTCGAAAAAGGCTGAGCGCAGACAGATTTCATGAACCGCCAACCGCACGCCAACTCCCGCGAGATCATCGTCGCCAGCGCCATCGAGCAAGTCGTGGCGGAGCTCAGGCTGATCGATGTCGCCGATTATATCGCCTTCATCCGGCTGGAGCATTTCGCCTGCCTGTCGGACCTGGTCGATTCCGCGGCGGAGCTGTTCTTCAAGCCGGGCACGCTGAGGCTCGGCCATGGCGGCGAGGCTCATGTCGACTGGAGCGGTAGCCCGCGCATCGTGCTCGATCTCGAGCTTCGGCCGCCCGGCGTCACCGTCTATTTCCAGCTGACGCTGAGCGAAAAAGGCGCCTCGGTCGCGGTCAACTACGTGTCGTTCGAAAAGCCCGGCGAGGACCCCGAGCACAACACCGCCCTGCTCGAGGCGGTGGTCGAACAGGCTCGTATCCGCAAGGTCGAGCCGCTGGCGTTCTAACTATTCGATCAGGCCGAGCCGCAGCGCCTTGGCGACCGCCTGGTTGCGGTTGACGGCGTTGAGCTTCTGGGTCGACTGGGTGAGATACTGGTTGGCAGTATGCACCGACAGTTTCAGCAGCCGCGCTATCTCCTCGCTGGTATTGCCGTTGGCGGTCAGCTTCAGGCATTCGAGCTCGCGTTTGGAGATCGCGCGCGTCTTGCCGACATCGCCCGGCCGCATGCGGGCGACAGCGGCGAACAGCGAAAAGCAACGGGCGTGGATTTCATAGAGCGCGTCCTGCGGCAGGGCGATCTCCGAGCCGAGGAAGACGACGAGGCCGCACTGGCCGCGATCGGCGTGGACGGGAAAGGCGATGCCGCTGCTGCCGGGCGCCAGCGGCGCCATCTGCTCGGTCCAGGCAAGGCCGCCGAACATCTCGCTCATGGCCGCCACACCGTCATCCGTCCACCAGCGCGGTTCGGTCGAGATCCTGCTATGGCGCACGATCTCCTCGCCATTGGCGCCCGAGATGAACTTGGTCGCCACCGATATGCCGGGATAGTCGGAATCGAAGCACGGCACCAGCCGCGCCCGCTCGAGCGACGGGCTGACGAAGAACAGGCCGAAGGCCGAGGCATTGATGTCGACGGCGATCCACCGGCAGCGCCGCACAGCATCGGGAATGGTCACGGCGTGATGCGTTTCGGAGCCGAGCGAGAAGGCACCGAACGGATTGCGCTGGTCGTTGAAAAGGGCCTCGGCGGCCTGCTTGACGTCGGCCTGTTTCAAATGATGCCGCTCCTGATCGCCGTGGCGATGGCCATCGCGCGGTTGCTGGCCGCGAATTTCTGGATGGCGTGGGTGATGTAGCTGTTGACGGTGTTGGAGGACACGCCAAGGATGACGGCAACCTCGTCCGTGGTCTTGCCTTCCGAGACCCAGAACAGGCATTCGCGCTCGCGGTCCGACAGCGGATCCTGCATGGCGGCGGCGGCGATCAGTTGCGGAATATGCGAGAGCGCGTAGCAGCACTTCAGCTGCGCCTTCATCAGCGCTGGCTGGTCGATCCGGCCGGCGGCTGCCGCCGAGAACAGCGCGAACAGGCGTTGGCGGCCGACATTCAGCCTGAGCGAATAGATCTCGGCGTGGCCGAGCACGTCGAGCAGACGTGCCTCTTCGCCGGAGACCAGCCCCTCGGCCTGTGGTGCCTGCGCCGACACCAGCGGCCTTGGACGCATGCCCGGCGCGACGGTGAGCGCGCCCTGGGCAAGGCCAGCGATCAGCCGCTTGCCGATCAGTTCGATGGCGTCGAAAATCCAATTGGACGAGACGATGCGCGCGTCGTTGCGGTCCTGATCGTGGACGATGGCGACCAGCATATAGCTGTCGGCACCGATCTCGGCGGTCAACTCCATGAAAAAGCTGGTGAGATCGCCGCGCGACGTCAGGCGCGAGCCCAATGTGTCGGATTGAAGAAGCGCGGCGGGACTGCTCATTGCTGTTTTTGGCCGGAATCGATGCTGATGTCCGGATGCTGGAGAGCCAGCCGCCGAACCTGAAAACGCGTTACATTTACGAGACACACACAAGCGCGGGGTCGCGCCCGATCAGACGGAATCCATTCAGGGAACGCGAAGCCGTCCGCGTCTGGCGCCAGAAAATTCCGGCACTTGAGACTTTGGGTGGTCGCCGCGCCCCCCGAGGACCGGCTGATTCGGGTCTAATCTACCCGTAGATGAATCTGACATCAAACGCGATTTGACAAAATCGAATCGAGTGGACTCAAGCCGCGACTCAGGAGCCGATTTTCGCGCGTTTCGGTGCGTGGAAATACCCGAGCCATGCAAGCCGGTCTTCTCGGCCGGGGCTGTTTCAGTCGCGCCCACCAAGGGGCTAGAGGATGTCAAAGAGCGGCTGACGCCGCCCTTTTTCGTGGTTTCCCTGAGAGCTGCCGCGCTTCGGGCAGCCGGTGTCACCGGCCCTCGAAGCCGGTCAGCACGCCGACGGCATTGATGCCGATTTCCTCGACGGCGTAGCCGCCTTCCATGACGAACAGCGTCGGCAGGCCGAGCCTGGCGATGCGGCGGCCGATCATGGGATAGTCCGACGACTTCAGCTTGAACTGGCTGATAGGATCCTTCTCGAACGTGTCGACGCCGAGCGAGACGATGACGACGTCTGGAGCGTAGGCGGCGAGCCTGGCGCAGGCGTCTTCCAGCGAGGCGCTCCAGGCGTCCCAGCCGGTGCCGAACGGCATGGGATAGTTGATGTTGAAACCTTCGCCCGCGCCGGCGCCACGCTCGTCGGCATGGCCGAGGAAGAACGGATATTCGACCATCGGGTCGCCGTGCAAATTGAGGACCTGCACGTCGGCGCGGTCGTAGAAGATCTCCTGTGTGCCGTTGCCGTGATGATAGTCGACATCGAGGATCGAGATGCGGCTGGCCCCCTGGTCGCGGAACCACTGCGCGGCAACGGCCGCGTTGTTGATGTAGCAATAGCCGCCCATGAAGCCGGCTCCGGCATGGTGGCCGGGCGGACGGCAGAGCGCGAAGGCGGAGGCTTCGCCGGCCTTGACCAGGCCCGCGGCGGTCAGCGCGACGTCGTAGGAGGACTTGATCGCATCCCATGTTCCTTCGACGAAGGTGGCGCCGCCGTCGAAGGAATAATAGCCGAGCAGGGCGTCGACGCGCTTGGGCGGCACGTCGCCGCGCAGGCCGCGTGTCGGCCAGGTGAAGGGCATGGCTGTGCCTGTGTGGCCCTCGGCGATCCATTGCGGCCAGACCGTCGGCAGGAAATCGACGTAGTCGGCCCTGTGGATGCGCTTGGCGGCGGCAAGATCATGCTCGGCCGGCGCGATGATCGGCCCGAGTTTCTCGCTGTCGACCCGCGCCTTGATGAACTCGGCGCGCGAGGGTTTTTCGAAACCCGGCACGATCGCCGATGTGACCAGTTCCATCTGGCCGGCGTGGCCGGCGTGAAGCGGCGAATAGACAGTCTTCATAAAATTCCTCTCGAAATGCGAAATCAGTCAAGGTTGAGGTAGGGGGTCACCAGAGCGAGCCACATGGTTTCGACATCGTCCTCGATGAGGTCGTATGTCCGGCGATCCCTTTTCAGGCCGACAAGACGGCAGGCGTGTCCGACCTCCATCATCAGCACGCCGAGCCGGTTGGCGACCTTGTCTTCGAGAGCCGGGTTCACGTGCCGCAGCCACGCCGCATAGAGGGCGATGATCTGGTCGTCATACTCGTTCTGGATCGGTCTCAGGTCGGCGTTGCCTGAAATCGCCTCGATCACCGGCATCAGGCTGGCATTGTCGAGATAAAGCCTGGAGGTATCGGTGAAGAGCCTGCGCACCTCCCGCCGAAACTCCTCGCGGTTGGTGGGCGGATCGACCCTGATGCGCCTCGCGATCACTTCGGGAAAGGATGACAGCCAGCGCCGGGCGAGGTCCAGGAGAATGGCTTCCTTGTTGGGAAAGTATTGGTAGACCGAACCGACCGACAGGCCCGCGCGCTGCGCTATGGCGAGCGTCGTCGGCGTCCTTGTCCCTTGCTCGCGGGTCAGGATCAGCGCCGCGTCGAGAATCCGGTCCACCACCTTGCTCGACCGTTGTTGCCGCGGCTGCTTGCGCGGTTCGAGCGCTATCCTGGTTTTGCGATCGAGATTGCGCTTCACGGCTTGATGTCCTCGTTCCCCGCCCGGTCCCAACATCGGGGCGGGGTTATCCACAATACATTGCAAATTCCGCATGTTGACAAACGCGAATGATTAGTCGCATTCTTTTATCCACGCTGCCTTGGGGATAACAAGGGGAATTTCGAAGACAGCGCGCCGGCATCATCTTTTCCCATCGCCCCTCCCGCGGAGCGGCAGCTCGTGGGCAGTGGTTGTCGGTCTCAGTCAAAAGCGCGGAGTCGCGATGTCTGTCATGGGTGCGGGTCACAAGGCGGATCTGATCGTCATCAATGGTCGTGTGTTGACCATGGACGATGACAATCCGACCGCCGAAGCCGTTGCCGTCAAGGATGGCGCCATCGTCGCTCTCGGCAGCCAAGCCTCCATCGAAGAGTTCAAGGGCCCGGCCACCAGGGTCATCGACGCCAGGGGCGGTTCGGTGATCCCGGGTTTCATCGAAGCCCACATGCATCTGTTTTCAGGCGCGGCCGAGCTTGCGCATCTGCAGCTGTCGGGCGTCCACGGTTTCGAGGCGCTGCAAAAGGCGATCCGCGACTACGCGTCGACGCACCCCGATGCCAAGATGCTGGTCGGACAGGGCGTCGACTACACCGTGCTCGATGACGAGCGAGTGACGCGCCATCATCTCGATGCGATCCTGCCGGACCGGCCCTTCGTCATGGCCGCGCCCGATCACCATACGATGTGGGCCAACAGCAGGGCGCTGGACATGGCCGGCATCCTGAATGGGCGCGCGCTTGGCCCCGGCAATGAGATCGTCATGGGCGACGACGGCCTGGCCAATGGCGAACTGCGCGAGGGCGAGGCTTTCGGCCCGGTTCTCGATCTTGCCGGTGAGAGCCGGGTGCGGCTCGGGCTGGCGACAGGCGGCGAACCGGACCCGATGCCATCGGCGGAAGAGCGCGCCGCCGACCGCGACATCATGCGGCGCGGGCTCGCCTGGTGCGCGCGCCACGGCATCACCTCGATCCAGAACATGGACGGCAATCTCTACCAGCTCGAATTGCTGGCCGAGATCGAGGCCGAGGAGGGTCTGTCCTGCCGGGTGCAGATACCCTTCCACTACAAGAATTTCATGACGCTCGACATACTCGACAAGGCCTCGGCGATGGCCGAGCGCTACAATGGCGAGTGGCTGTCGTCAGGCATGGTCAAGGTGTTCTACGACGGCGTGCTCGATTCCTGGACGGCCGTCATGATCGAGCCCTATGCCGACCGTCCCGACTGGGTGGGTGAACCACTGTTCACGCCCCAGCAATTCATCGATCTCGCCGTCGCCGTCGACAGGCGCGGCCTGCAGATCGCCGTGCATTCGATCGGCGACGGCGCGGTGCGCGCCGTGCTCGACGGCTACGAGGCGGCGCAAAAGGCCAATGGCAAGCGCGACAGCCGGCATCGTGTCGAACATATAGAGGTCATCGCTGCATCTGATGTGCCGCGTTTCGCCGAACTCGGCGTCATCGCCTCCATGCAGCCGCCGCATCCGCCCGGCGCCATGGATTTTCCGCTGGAGCCGACCGTCTCGCGCATCGGGCCGGCGCGCTGGCCGCTGAGCTATGCCTGGCGCACCCTGAAGAATGCCGGCGCGCATGTCGTGTTCGCGTCGGACTGGCCGGTGTCGCCGATCGATCCGATCCTGGGCATCCAGGCGGCAGTAATGCGCAAACCATGGGCATCAAGCGATCCGGACCAGAGCTTCTCGCTGCGTGAATCGCTCGCCGCCTACACGGTCGAGGGCGCCTATGCCGAATTCGCCGAGCACCGCAAGGGCACGCTGAAGCCAGGCTATATGGCCGATCTGGTGGTTTTGTCGGCCGACATCGAAAAAACGGCACCGGCCGACCTGCACAAGGTGCGCCCGGTAACGACGATCTGCGGCGGCAAAGTCACCTACCAGGCCTGACATGGCATGCGGCCTGCCTGCTGAAATGGCGGACTGAAATGACCGACTGAACTGTGATTCAATGCCGGACTTGCCAACCCACCGGCCGTGTGGTCACATCCAATAGGGGAAAAGCTCCGCCAGCAAGAGCGGGGTCAACAGTGAGGCGTAATCGTGCCGGACAAACCGGATCGGAATGCGATTGAAGTAGTAAACGTCAGCAAAATTTTCGGATCGGGTGAGGGGCAGGTCGCTGCCCTCGACACAGTCTCGGTATCCATCCGCGAGAACGAATTCTTCACACTGCTGGGACCATCCGGCTGCGGCAAGACCACCTTGCTGCGGCTGATCGCCGGCTTCGACTTTCCAACCGCCGGCGAAATCCTGCTTTACGGCCAGGACATCGCGCCATTGCCGCCCTTCAAGCGGCCGGTCAACACCGTCTTCCAGTCCTATGCGCTGTTCCCGCACATGACGGTGGCAGACAATATCGGCTTCGGCCTGGAGATGCTGGGCAAGCCCAAGGCGCAGATCAAGGCGCGCGTTGCCGAGATGCTGAAGCTGGTCAAGATGGAGGCGCTGGCGGGCCGGCGCACCGGCCAGATTTCCGGCGGCCAGCAGCAGCGCGTGGCGCTGGCCCGGGCGCTCGCGCCGCAACCGAAGGTGCTGCTGCTCGACGAACCGCTCTCCGCCCTCGACTACAAGCTGCGCAAGGAGATGCAAATCGAGTTGAAGCGGCTGCAGCACGAGACCGGCATAACCTTCATCTTCGTCACCCATGACCAGGAAGAAGCGCTGACGATGTCGGACCGCATCGCCGTGATGTCGTCGGGCAAGATCCTGCAGGTCGGCTCGCCCTGGGATATCTACGACAAGCCTGCCGAACGCTTCGTCGCCGACTTCATCGGCGAGACCAACTTTCTCACCGCGGCCATATCGGGCACCGGCAACGGCAAGGCGCGCGCGACGCTCAAATCCGGCACCACCATCGAGGCGACCGTCGCCGAAGGTTTCCAGCCGAAGGACAACGCCACCGTGGTGGTGAGGCCGGAGCATGCCAAGCTGACCAAGAGCAAGGGCGACCTGGCGGGCACGGTCGACAACATCGTCTATTTCGGCACCGACACGCATATCCATGTCCAGCTCGACAGCGGCGAAGCCTTCACCGTGCGCCAGCAGAACACGCGCAGCGCCGGCTGCGGTTTCGAGCGCGGCGACAAGGTCGGCATCCTGATCGGCAACGACGCCGCGCAAGTGCTGAGGGACTGATGGCCACCGCCGAAGAAGTCGCCAAGGCAGCGGAGCGGCGCGACGTCCGCGCCCGCTGGTTGCTGTCAGCGCCGGCGCTGCTGGTCATTCTGCTCGCCGCGACCGGCCCGTTGCTAATCGTGCTCGTCTATTCGTTCCTGACGCCCGGCGCCTATGGCGACGTGAAGTGGCAATTTTCGCCGGAAGCCTGGGTGTCGGTGTTCATGGAACGCGACATTTTCGACGACACGCTGTCGCTGGCGGCCGCCCACGTCACCATCTTCCTGCGCTCGATCAAGCTCGCGGTGGTGACGACGCTGGCGACTTTGGCGCTCGGCTTCCCGACCGCCTATTTCATGGCGACGCGCAGTGAAAAGACCAGGGATCTCTGGCTGTTCCTGATCACCATCCCGTTCTGGACCAACCTTCTGATCCGCACTTTCGCTGTTCTGCAGATCATCCGCAACGAAGGCATCGTCAATACCATCCTTCTGAAGCTCGGCATCGTCTCGGCGCCGGTGCAGATCCTCTACACCGACACGGCGATCCTGATCGGCATGGCCTATGTCTACCTGCCGCTGATGGTGCTGCCGATCTATGCCAGCATGGAAAAACTCGATTTCCGGCTGGTCGAGGCCGGCTACGATCTCTACGCGACACGCTTCAAGGTGCTGCGCAAGATCATTTTCCCGCTGGTCAAACCCGGCGTCATCGCCGGCTCCATCCTGGTCTTCATTCCGGCCCTCGGCGCCTATGTGACGCCGAGCGTGCTTGGCGGCGGCAAGAACATGATGCTGTCCAACCTGATCGAATTGCAGTTCGGACAGGGCCGCAACTGGCCGCTTGGCTCGGCGCTGTCGATCACGGTCA
Protein-coding regions in this window:
- the motA gene encoding flagellar motor stator protein MotA, producing the protein MGILIGLVVTLGCVLGGFMAMGGHLHVLMQPWEAVVICGAALGTFLVANPMKTVKDTGRGILEAFKQAVPKEQDYLETLGVLHSLMRELRSKSRSEVEAHIDNPEESAIFQAFPTVLKNHDLTHFICDYCRIIIIGNARSHEIEALMDEEIQTIKSDKMKAYHALVAVGDGLPALGIVAAVLGVVKAMGALDQSPEILGGLIGAALVGTFLGIFLSYAVVGPVATKIKTVREKKNRLYIIVKQTLLAYMNGALPQVAIEFGRKTISSYERPTIDAVEQSTMNTGSAEKRAA
- a CDS encoding FliM/FliN family flagellar motor switch protein; this translates as MTSPGSPSQARSLIIERLVGDSGEAAQVIGTGRGMAERAAPLLQKSLTSELGVPVTVDLRGVEVSRVAEARSRAGDTFAMTIVASATSSDAMTLVIDAPAIAVTLCTLFGGDPEMPASPIERDLSQIEVDVSTMVFQQVAQALNGSGRRSLDLRLPVPRAMSGTEAKRHVLRDGAAIRIVFGISTPADSGTVTVTMPQRVVLASRDSAAAGGENDQGASWRARFSEEVMRSTVALEATMPLARLTLGDLADFEIGQIIEFEETAQSQARLGARGKTLFVCEFGKLGQNYTVRIKHPYDAGQDFIDGLMPAGAGHA
- the fliN gene encoding flagellar motor switch protein FliN, coding for MAKTKAEAEIDQPDEQLDRAIEELRGVLHEEEQRPDIAFKAASAANSSVIMNIPVDVQIILGSTEMPVSDLMALQKGSTVALNRRIGEPVDVVVNGRRIARGEITVLESDPSRFGIRLTEIIAGTKGA
- a CDS encoding flagellar motor switch protein FliG, coding for MTTSLSLTRPQKAAAILVAMGKPSASRLLKFFKQEELKALIEGARLLRTIPQGDLERIVAEFEAEFTEGAGLLDSADRMDTILNESLSPEEMSAIMGDKKFEVAPEGPPPIWPELEKLEPVRLGTFLAGEHPQTAAMVLSKLAPQAAASVLLTLSKLTRGEIIKRMVTMANVPDAASRIVENRLRTSVLAETATKDTSAGQARVASVLNELDKPLLEEVMQDLEAAGTPDLDGVRARLFAFDDLPLLTQKARVLLFDGLSTELVTLALRGTSAILAEAALSAIGARSRRMIEAELGQGSEGVPLADIMAARKTIVTTTIRLAREGAFELPATQNAAA
- the flhB gene encoding flagellar biosynthesis protein FlhB, with amino-acid sequence MAEAVDKDSKTEEATEKKIRDTIEQGKLPHSRETALLASFVAILVFTVFYAKDAIVDLGMFLSMFLEKPEAWPMDTETDVIALYKIVMLEVGRAILSLLVLLTIAGIGASVFQNMPQFVGERIRPQLSRISIVKGWNRLFGVQGWVEFLKALGKVGFAIVVLAFTLSEDHRKLLAGMITNPVAFGLVIRGIAVDILVAIVFVMGLIAAIDIVWSRFHWKQDLRMSKQEVKDEFKQSEGDPIVKSRLRSLARDRARKRMMTAVPRATLIIANPTHFSIALKYVRDEDSAPLVLAKGQDLVALKIREIAREHNIPIFEDVALARSMYKQVSVDSVIPSQFYQAVAELVRIVYSKKAERRQIS
- a CDS encoding helix-turn-helix transcriptional regulator, whose protein sequence is MKQADVKQAAEALFNDQRNPFGAFSLGSETHHAVTIPDAVRRCRWIAVDINASAFGLFFVSPSLERARLVPCFDSDYPGISVATKFISGANGEEIVRHSRISTEPRWWTDDGVAAMSEMFGGLAWTEQMAPLAPGSSGIAFPVHADRGQCGLVVFLGSEIALPQDALYEIHARCFSLFAAVARMRPGDVGKTRAISKRELECLKLTANGNTSEEIARLLKLSVHTANQYLTQSTQKLNAVNRNQAVAKALRLGLIE
- a CDS encoding helix-turn-helix transcriptional regulator; the protein is MSSPAALLQSDTLGSRLTSRGDLTSFFMELTAEIGADSYMLVAIVHDQDRNDARIVSSNWIFDAIELIGKRLIAGLAQGALTVAPGMRPRPLVSAQAPQAEGLVSGEEARLLDVLGHAEIYSLRLNVGRQRLFALFSAAAAGRIDQPALMKAQLKCCYALSHIPQLIAAAAMQDPLSDRERECLFWVSEGKTTDEVAVILGVSSNTVNSYITHAIQKFAASNRAMAIATAIRSGII
- a CDS encoding histone deacetylase family protein; the encoded protein is MKTVYSPLHAGHAGQMELVTSAIVPGFEKPSRAEFIKARVDSEKLGPIIAPAEHDLAAAKRIHRADYVDFLPTVWPQWIAEGHTGTAMPFTWPTRGLRGDVPPKRVDALLGYYSFDGGATFVEGTWDAIKSSYDVALTAAGLVKAGEASAFALCRPPGHHAGAGFMGGYCYINNAAVAAQWFRDQGASRISILDVDYHHGNGTQEIFYDRADVQVLNLHGDPMVEYPFFLGHADERGAGAGEGFNINYPMPFGTGWDAWSASLEDACARLAAYAPDVVIVSLGVDTFEKDPISQFKLKSSDYPMIGRRIARLGLPTLFVMEGGYAVEEIGINAVGVLTGFEGR
- a CDS encoding TetR/AcrR family transcriptional regulator; translation: MKRNLDRKTRIALEPRKQPRQQRSSKVVDRILDAALILTREQGTRTPTTLAIAQRAGLSVGSVYQYFPNKEAILLDLARRWLSSFPEVIARRIRVDPPTNREEFRREVRRLFTDTSRLYLDNASLMPVIEAISGNADLRPIQNEYDDQIIALYAAWLRHVNPALEDKVANRLGVLMMEVGHACRLVGLKRDRRTYDLIEDDVETMWLALVTPYLNLD